A genomic stretch from Buchnera aphidicola (Brevicoryne brassicae) includes:
- the ptsI gene encoding phosphoenolpyruvate-protein phosphotransferase PtsI, which yields MISGILASPGIAFGSALLLKKEEIVINRETIDIKNIKKEVKKFLNGREKSIQQLTEIKIKTREKLGEKKESIFEGHIMLLKDEELEKEIISLIEEQKISAAAAAEYVIEGQAKVLEALKDEYLKNRAIDVRDIGNRLLKNILNLSIIDLNNIKKEVILIAKDLTPSETAQIDLKYILGFITDLGGKTSHTSIMARSLEIPAIVGTNKITKAVKNNDFIILDSINNQIFINPSKELIDQKKQIEKKYILRKNKLINLKNLSATTTDGYNVKIGSNIGNLQDIDSAKKNGAECIGLYRTEFLFMGRTSLPSEEEQFQAYKKVVELMKNKSVIIRTMDIGGDKNLPYMNLPKEENPFLGWRAIRISIDRKEILHSQLNAILRASAFGKIHILFPMIISVEEIRILKLEIKKLKKKLQQNQILFDQNIQIGIMIETPSSAVIADHLIKEVDFFSIGTNDLTQYTLAVDRGNDLISHLYNPMNPSVLKLIKNVIDISHLHGKWTGMCGELAGDERATVLLLGMGLDEFSMSSTSIPKIKEIIRNTSFSNAQKLAEKVLKLGTNKEILDLLKTFF from the coding sequence ATGATTTCAGGCATTTTAGCATCACCGGGTATAGCTTTTGGCTCCGCTCTTTTATTAAAAAAAGAAGAAATTGTCATTAACCGGGAAACAATTGATATTAAAAATATAAAAAAAGAAGTAAAAAAATTTTTAAATGGAAGAGAAAAATCAATACAACAATTAACAGAAATAAAAATTAAAACAAGAGAAAAGTTAGGAGAAAAAAAGGAAAGCATCTTTGAAGGTCATATTATGCTTCTTAAAGATGAAGAATTAGAAAAAGAAATTATTTCTTTAATAGAAGAACAAAAAATATCTGCTGCGGCAGCTGCAGAATACGTTATTGAAGGACAAGCAAAAGTTTTAGAAGCACTAAAAGATGAATATTTAAAAAATAGAGCGATCGATGTAAGAGACATTGGTAATCGTTTACTAAAAAATATACTTAATTTAAGTATAATTGATTTAAATAATATAAAAAAAGAAGTGATTTTAATTGCAAAAGACTTAACACCTTCCGAAACAGCACAAATTGATCTAAAATATATTTTAGGTTTTATCACTGACTTAGGTGGTAAAACATCACATACTTCTATTATGGCAAGATCATTAGAAATTCCTGCTATTGTGGGAACTAATAAAATTACAAAAGCAGTAAAAAACAATGATTTCATTATTTTAGATTCTATTAATAATCAAATTTTTATAAATCCATCTAAAGAATTAATTGATCAAAAAAAACAAATAGAAAAAAAATACATTTTAAGAAAAAATAAACTAATAAATTTAAAAAATCTATCTGCCACAACTACTGATGGATATAATGTAAAAATTGGTTCTAACATTGGAAATCTTCAAGATATTGATTCTGCAAAGAAAAATGGTGCTGAATGTATTGGTCTTTATCGAACAGAATTTTTGTTTATGGGTAGGACTTCTTTACCTAGTGAAGAAGAACAGTTTCAAGCATACAAAAAAGTTGTAGAATTAATGAAAAATAAATCTGTCATAATAAGAACTATGGATATTGGTGGTGATAAAAATCTTCCTTATATGAATTTACCAAAAGAAGAAAATCCTTTTCTTGGATGGCGCGCTATACGTATTTCAATAGATCGAAAAGAAATACTACATTCGCAATTAAATGCAATTCTTAGAGCTTCTGCTTTTGGCAAAATACACATCCTTTTTCCTATGATTATTTCAGTAGAAGAAATTAGAATATTAAAATTGGAAATTAAAAAACTTAAAAAAAAATTACAACAGAATCAAATATTATTTGATCAAAACATTCAAATTGGAATTATGATAGAAACTCCTTCATCAGCTGTAATAGCTGATCATTTAATAAAAGAAGTAGATTTTTTTAGCATTGGGACTAACGATCTAACACAATATACTTTAGCTGTTGATAGAGGAAATGATTTAATTTCACATCTTTATAATCCTATGAATCCATCAGTTTTAAAATTAATTAAAAATGTTATTGATATTTCCCATTTACATGGAAAATGGACTGGTATGTGTGGAGAACTTGCAGGAGATGAGCGTGCTACTGTTTTATTATTAGGTATGGGATTAGATGAATTTAGTATGAGTTCAACAAGTATTCCTAAAATAAAAGAAATAATCCGCAATACATCTTTTTCTAATGCTCAGAAATTAGCAGAAAAGGTGTTAAAGTTAGGTACTAATAAAGAAATACTTGATTTATTAAAAACGTTTTTTTAA
- the fliE gene encoding flagellar hook-basal body complex protein FliE, with the protein MFIENINYQNFNKKINLLDKNINIQKNTKSDNFIDCVKTALGEISNIQNHTKTDTEKFLSNKSQTSLNDIIINLEKSSISIQMAIQIRNKIVSAYQEIMSQQI; encoded by the coding sequence ATGTTTATTGAAAATATAAATTATCAAAATTTTAATAAAAAAATTAATTTATTAGATAAAAATATAAATATACAAAAAAACACAAAATCTGATAATTTCATTGATTGTGTAAAAACGGCATTAGGAGAAATAAGTAATATTCAAAATCATACGAAAACTGACACTGAGAAATTTTTATCAAATAAATCTCAAACATCTTTAAACGACATTATAATAAATTTAGAAAAATCTTCTATTTCTATACAAATGGCAATTCAAATAAGAAATAAAATTGTTTCAGCTTATCAAGAAATAATGAGTCAACAAATTTAA
- a CDS encoding undecaprenyl-diphosphate phosphatase yields MIVLQNIIFSIVIGIIEGITEFLPISSTGHIIIASHWLKIESNSTKILSMFMQFGSALAIFYFFYKKILKILIFKNQFEKRNTKILHILISILPTTFLGLMFYKKIKLLFNIDNVMYALILGGILLIISEIFKPKKYTISHISNINLFQSIIIGLFQIFSLYPGVSRSGITIAIGILLGIKRSVAIEFSFIISIPLLMGASFFDVIKNINTIKIIDLPIFFLGFIISFLVSILSIKKLLRIINKTSMIFFGIYRFILASLIYFIN; encoded by the coding sequence ATGATTGTTTTACAAAATATTATTTTTTCTATTGTCATTGGAATCATAGAAGGAATAACAGAATTTCTTCCAATTTCTTCTACAGGACATATTATTATTGCTTCTCATTGGTTAAAAATAGAAAGTAACAGTACAAAAATATTATCAATGTTTATGCAATTCGGTTCTGCATTAGCAATATTTTATTTTTTTTATAAAAAAATATTAAAAATATTAATTTTTAAAAATCAGTTTGAAAAGCGAAATACAAAAATTCTACATATTTTAATTTCTATTTTACCAACAACATTTTTAGGTTTAATGTTTTATAAAAAAATAAAACTATTATTTAATATAGATAATGTTATGTATGCATTAATATTAGGTGGTATTTTGTTAATAATTTCTGAGATATTCAAACCAAAAAAATACACCATATCACATATTAGCAATATTAATTTATTTCAATCTATTATAATTGGATTATTTCAAATTTTTTCTTTATATCCTGGAGTTTCAAGGTCAGGAATAACGATAGCAATAGGAATATTATTAGGTATTAAGAGATCAGTCGCAATAGAATTCTCTTTTATTATATCTATTCCATTATTAATGGGTGCATCTTTTTTTGATGTCATTAAAAATATTAACACTATTAAGATAATAGATCTTCCAATATTTTTCTTGGGTTTTATAATTTCTTTTCTTGTTTCTATTTTAAGTATAAAAAAATTATTAAGAATAATTAATAAAACTTCCATGATATTTTTTGGAATATACCGATTTATTTTAGCTTCTTTAATTTATTTTATTAATTAA
- a CDS encoding tRNA CCA-pyrophosphorylase, whose translation MKIYLVGGAVRDSLLNLPVKDRDWVVVGGSKNILLEKNFQQVGKEFPVFLHPKTHEEYALARKERKSGTGYTGFSTDCNSNVTLEEDLIRRDLTINAIAQDQNGNYIDPFGGQEDIKNRLLRHISESFSEDPLRILRTARLAANLIHLGFQIAKETMLLMSIMVKKRELSYLTSNRIWNETEKALKTSNPHVYFQVLYKCKALHFFFPEIYFLYEKKNFFDYYIFNRLYDEKIILKGLSKISFFCKDVDIRFSYLCHFLSINFASITSFQQLYDKKSANVVTNLCKRFQIPSYIRDIAVLNTGFCFFLDTINNQSSKNIVMLFYKIDAWRKPERVQKLAFLNKFNSLNLFRSNSTYTDSSIFLKDCFSVVNNVSIRSVVNRGFKGDKIKKELIRLRIKKLELWRFKKD comes from the coding sequence ATGAAAATATATTTAGTAGGAGGAGCAGTTCGCGATTCTTTATTAAACTTACCTGTAAAAGATAGAGATTGGGTAGTAGTAGGTGGTTCTAAAAACATTTTATTAGAGAAAAACTTTCAACAAGTTGGAAAAGAATTTCCAGTTTTTTTACATCCAAAAACACATGAAGAATATGCTTTAGCAAGAAAAGAAAGAAAATCTGGAACAGGATATACTGGTTTTAGTACGGATTGTAATTCTAATGTTACCTTAGAAGAGGATTTAATTAGACGAGATTTAACTATTAATGCTATAGCTCAAGATCAAAATGGTAATTATATTGATCCTTTTGGAGGACAAGAAGATATAAAAAATCGTTTATTGCGACATATTTCAGAATCTTTTTCAGAAGATCCATTACGTATTTTACGAACTGCAAGACTAGCTGCTAATTTAATCCATTTAGGATTTCAAATTGCAAAAGAAACTATGTTACTAATGTCTATTATGGTCAAAAAAAGAGAATTGTCATACTTGACTTCAAATAGAATATGGAACGAAACAGAAAAAGCTCTTAAAACTTCTAATCCTCATGTGTATTTTCAAGTATTATATAAATGTAAAGCATTACATTTTTTTTTCCCAGAAATTTATTTTTTATATGAAAAAAAAAATTTTTTTGATTATTATATTTTTAATCGATTATATGATGAAAAGATTATATTAAAAGGATTATCTAAAATATCTTTTTTTTGTAAGGATGTCGATATACGTTTTTCTTATTTATGTCATTTTTTATCAATTAATTTCGCATCTATTACTTCTTTTCAACAGTTGTATGATAAAAAATCAGCCAATGTTGTTACTAATTTGTGCAAGCGCTTTCAGATTCCATCTTACATTAGAGATATAGCAGTTTTAAATACCGGTTTCTGTTTTTTTTTAGATACCATTAATAATCAATCATCTAAAAATATTGTAATGTTATTTTATAAAATTGATGCTTGGAGAAAACCAGAACGTGTTCAAAAATTAGCTTTTTTAAATAAATTTAATTCTTTAAATTTGTTTAGGTCTAATTCTACTTATACTGATTCTAGTATTTTTTTAAAAGACTGTTTTTCTGTTGTAAATAATGTTTCTATCAGATCAGTAGTAAATCGCGGATTCAAAGGAGATAAAATTAAAAAAGAATTAATACGTTTGCGAATTAAAAAACTTGAATTATGGCGTTTTAAAAAAGATTGA
- the ligA gene encoding NAD-dependent DNA ligase LigA gives MITIKNKIDKLRKKLLKCEYSYHILNKSIISDAEYDYLLNKLYMLEVKNKQFVTSDSPTQKIGSNLTNKLQKVIHFSPMLSLENTFDFNGYLDFEKRIKKSLNTHKTINFCCELKMDGIAISLIYEEGILLRAATRGDGYQGENITSNAKMIKSIPSQLKGSDIPKRLEVRGEVFMLKSDFYKLNEKSKINKTKIFSNPRNAAAGSLRHIDSKITASRKLIFSCYGCYFFDNFKGIENFSTHHKRLMQCMKWGFPVNKEIINCSNHVEVFNFYKKFEKKRYLLDFDVDGIVIKVDSIDFQKKLGYNAKWPRWAIAFKFFSSERITKLHDVKFEVGRTGVITPVAYFESICISGVMIKKASLYNKNEIERLNLHIDDSIVICRSGDVIPKILNVIKSKRLDNAKKVIFPLFCPSCNTQLLENKEEKIIRCHAGLTCNAQKKKSLSHFFSKKSFNVTGLGPKIITQLIKKRVVKNPVDFFYLTYFDLIELQNVGHKKSINIINSLNKCRKITFKRFIYALGIPNVGEIFAEKIANYFIKSDKLFHTNIAELNSIFGIGTVIANNIFNYFSTDSNCNMVRRLVKELEIFSSHPENLIINSKKTYFLGKKVVLTGVFDAFSRKKLNSVLTNLGAQVLNNISKNTDVLIYGKKFGSKFLKARSLNIKIISEKELYSLI, from the coding sequence ATGATAACTATAAAAAATAAAATTGATAAATTACGAAAAAAACTTTTAAAGTGTGAATACTCTTATCATATCTTAAATAAATCTATTATTTCTGATGCAGAATATGATTATTTACTTAATAAATTATATATGTTAGAGGTAAAGAACAAACAATTTGTCACTTCTGATTCACCTACACAAAAAATAGGATCTAATTTAACAAATAAACTTCAAAAAGTAATACATTTTTCACCTATGCTATCTTTAGAAAACACTTTTGATTTTAATGGATATTTAGATTTTGAAAAAAGAATTAAAAAATCTCTTAATACACATAAGACAATAAATTTTTGTTGTGAACTCAAGATGGATGGTATAGCTATTAGTCTTATTTATGAAGAAGGAATTCTTTTAAGAGCAGCAACTCGCGGTGATGGTTATCAAGGGGAAAATATTACTTCTAATGCAAAAATGATAAAATCAATTCCTTCACAATTAAAAGGCTCTGATATACCGAAGAGATTAGAAGTTCGAGGAGAAGTTTTTATGTTAAAATCTGATTTTTACAAATTAAATGAAAAATCTAAAATTAACAAAACTAAAATTTTCTCTAATCCTAGAAATGCAGCTGCAGGTTCGTTACGTCATATTGATTCAAAGATAACAGCTTCAAGAAAGTTGATATTTTCTTGTTATGGATGTTATTTTTTTGATAATTTTAAAGGAATAGAAAATTTTTCAACTCATCATAAAAGACTGATGCAATGCATGAAATGGGGTTTTCCAGTCAACAAAGAAATTATAAATTGTTCAAATCATGTAGAAGTATTTAATTTTTATAAAAAATTTGAAAAAAAACGTTATCTTCTTGATTTCGATGTAGATGGTATTGTGATTAAAGTGGATTCAATAGATTTTCAAAAAAAACTGGGATATAACGCAAAATGGCCAAGATGGGCTATAGCTTTTAAATTTTTTTCTTCAGAAAGAATAACTAAGTTACACGATGTGAAATTTGAAGTTGGTAGAACAGGTGTGATCACACCTGTAGCTTATTTTGAATCTATTTGTATATCCGGGGTAATGATCAAAAAAGCTTCGTTATATAATAAAAATGAAATAGAAAGATTAAATTTGCATATTGATGATTCCATTGTTATTTGTCGTTCTGGTGATGTCATACCAAAAATATTAAATGTTATTAAAAGTAAACGACTTGATAATGCTAAAAAAGTTATTTTTCCTTTATTCTGCCCATCTTGTAATACCCAATTGTTAGAAAATAAAGAGGAAAAGATAATTCGTTGTCATGCTGGATTAACATGTAATGCCCAGAAAAAAAAATCTTTATCTCATTTTTTTTCAAAAAAGTCTTTCAATGTGACGGGTTTGGGTCCAAAAATTATTACTCAATTAATAAAAAAAAGAGTTGTTAAAAATCCAGTAGATTTTTTTTATCTCACTTATTTTGATTTAATTGAATTACAAAATGTAGGACATAAAAAGAGTATAAATATTATAAATTCTCTAAATAAATGTAGAAAAATTACTTTTAAACGTTTTATTTATGCTTTGGGAATTCCTAATGTAGGTGAAATTTTTGCAGAAAAAATTGCGAATTATTTTATAAAATCAGATAAATTATTTCATACTAATATTGCAGAATTAAATAGTATATTTGGTATAGGAACAGTTATTGCAAATAATATATTTAATTATTTTTCTACAGATTCTAATTGTAATATGGTTCGTAGACTTGTAAAAGAGTTAGAAATTTTTTCAAGCCATCCAGAAAATCTTATCATAAATTCTAAAAAGACATATTTTCTTGGTAAGAAAGTAGTTTTAACAGGTGTATTTGATGCTTTTTCAAGAAAAAAACTAAATAGTGTTTTAACAAATTTAGGAGCTCAAGTTTTAAATAATATTTCAAAAAATACAGATGTGTTGATTTATGGAAAAAAATTTGGTTCTAAGTTTCTTAAAGCTAGAAGTTTAAATATTAAAATAATTAGTGAAAAAGAATTGTACTCTTTAATTTAG
- a CDS encoding HPr family phosphocarrier protein, producing the protein MFQNEITITAPHGLHTRPAAQFVKEAKKFISDICIIYNGKTVNAKSLFKIQTLGLVRGSLITLSAEGEDEKQAIKHLSEIMTELE; encoded by the coding sequence ATGTTTCAAAATGAAATTACAATAACTGCTCCACATGGATTACACACTCGTCCAGCTGCTCAATTTGTAAAAGAAGCAAAAAAATTTATTTCTGATATTTGTATCATTTATAATGGTAAAACAGTTAACGCAAAAAGTTTATTTAAAATTCAAACACTAGGTTTAGTTCGGGGTAGTCTGATCACATTATCCGCTGAAGGAGAAGATGAAAAACAAGCAATTAAACATTTATCTGAAATAATGACAGAACTCGAATAA
- the crr gene encoding PTS glucose transporter subunit IIA, whose translation MNFFSNLFRNKKTNFSKKITIIAPLSGDIVKIEDVPDLVFSKKIVGDGIAIKPSGNKILAPVNGTIGNIVETMHAFSIISEDQVELFVHFGIDTVKLKGQGFKKMVENNQKVKIGDEIIELDLDFLIEKSKSILTPVVVSNVEKFQKIKKFSGNVIAGKTIIMSLYN comes from the coding sequence ATGAATTTCTTTTCTAATCTTTTCAGAAATAAAAAAACTAATTTTTCTAAAAAAATAACAATTATAGCACCTTTATCTGGTGATATAGTAAAGATTGAAGATGTACCAGATTTAGTTTTTTCTAAAAAAATTGTAGGCGACGGAATAGCAATTAAACCATCAGGAAATAAAATTCTTGCTCCTGTTAATGGAACGATTGGCAATATAGTTGAAACGATGCATGCTTTTTCAATTATATCAGAAGATCAAGTTGAATTATTTGTACACTTTGGGATTGATACTGTTAAATTAAAAGGACAAGGCTTTAAAAAAATGGTAGAAAATAATCAAAAAGTAAAAATAGGAGATGAAATTATCGAACTTGATTTAGATTTTCTAATAGAAAAATCTAAATCTATTTTAACTCCTGTTGTAGTCTCTAATGTAGAAAAATTTCAAAAAATAAAAAAATTCTCAGGTAATGTTATTGCTGGAAAAACAATTATTATGTCCTTGTATAATTGA
- the cysK gene encoding cysteine synthase A, whose translation MGKIYEDNSLTIGNTPLVRLKRIGHGNILAKIESRNPSFSVKCRIGANMIWSAEKSGDLNKNIELIEATSGNTGIALAYVAAAKNYKLTLTMPDTMSIERRKLLKSLGANLVLTDGKYGMKGAISKANEIISYNPNKYLLLKQFENPANPEIHEKTTGPEIWNDTDGNIDIFISAVGTGGTITGVTKYIKHTKLKKKLISVAVEPSESPVITQFLSGKELKPGLHKIQGIGPGFIPKNLDLTLIDQVITVSSEESILTAQKLMKKEGILAGISSGAALSAALKMQQQEKFLNKNIVIILPSSGERYLSTELFSTLFNNNIK comes from the coding sequence ATGGGTAAAATATATGAAGACAATTCTTTAACTATAGGAAATACACCTTTAGTTCGTTTAAAAAGAATAGGACACGGAAATATTTTAGCAAAAATTGAATCTAGAAATCCTAGTTTTAGTGTCAAATGTAGAATTGGTGCTAATATGATATGGAGTGCAGAAAAAAGTGGAGATTTAAATAAAAATATAGAACTTATAGAAGCAACGAGTGGTAATACTGGAATTGCGTTAGCTTATGTTGCTGCAGCTAAAAATTATAAATTAACTCTTACTATGCCAGACACTATGTCCATAGAAAGAAGAAAACTACTCAAATCTTTAGGAGCAAATTTAGTTTTGACAGATGGAAAATATGGCATGAAAGGAGCTATATCTAAAGCCAATGAAATTATATCATATAATCCTAATAAATATCTTTTACTAAAACAATTTGAAAATCCAGCGAATCCTGAAATTCATGAAAAAACTACTGGACCTGAAATTTGGAATGATACTGATGGTAATATAGATATTTTTATTTCCGCAGTAGGAACTGGAGGAACTATTACAGGCGTAACAAAATACATAAAACATACAAAACTAAAAAAAAAATTAATCAGCGTTGCTGTTGAACCATCTGAATCTCCAGTAATTACACAATTCTTATCAGGAAAAGAATTAAAACCTGGATTGCATAAAATTCAAGGAATTGGGCCTGGATTTATTCCAAAAAATTTAGACTTGACATTAATTGATCAAGTTATCACAGTTTCAAGTGAAGAATCAATATTAACAGCTCAAAAACTAATGAAAAAAGAAGGTATATTAGCAGGTATTTCTTCTGGTGCTGCACTATCTGCAGCTTTAAAAATGCAACAACAAGAAAAATTTTTAAATAAAAATATAGTTATTATATTACCCTCTTCAGGAGAACGTTATTTAAGTACAGAATTATTCTCTACATTATTTAATAACAACATAAAGTAA
- the gltX gene encoding glutamate--tRNA ligase, producing the protein MKIKTRFAPSPTGDLHIGSIRTALYSWLFAKSHHGKFILRIEDTDIERSQESSIDSILIGLKWLGLNWDEGPYFQTKRLQRYKEVIDIMVKKGDAYKCFCSPKKLEEDRKKQIRNGLKARYSRHCRNLNLENVFNQGYVIRFKNPISGTVTFNDQIRGEIIFDNSELDDLIIQRSNGMPTYNFCVVIDDLDMKITHVIRGEDHINNTPRQINILKSLGAKIPIYAHLSMILDEMGNKISKRKNAQNIIEYRKNGFLPEALLNYIVRLGWSYGNKEIFTVLEMQKLFNLKSISKSSSIINLKKLLWLNKYYINYLPLNQITNNLKDYMNKEKINISNGPNLEFLVESLRSRFYTIKEMTESFRCFYEEFKICNHQKIEKYLVLSNCYILEESYKRIKKLSSWSHSIISEMISCLSTEMKVKKTKINMILRVAVTNDTNSPSISLVIYLIGQKGVLSRINKTLNLIKNLQSKIY; encoded by the coding sequence ATGAAAATAAAAACTCGTTTTGCACCCAGTCCTACTGGAGATTTACATATTGGAAGCATTCGTACTGCTTTATATTCTTGGTTGTTTGCAAAATCTCACCATGGAAAATTTATATTACGCATAGAGGATACTGATATTGAACGTTCTCAAGAATCTTCAATTGATTCTATTTTAATTGGATTAAAATGGTTGGGATTAAATTGGGATGAAGGACCTTATTTTCAAACTAAACGTTTACAGAGATATAAAGAAGTTATTGATATAATGGTTAAAAAAGGAGATGCCTATAAGTGTTTTTGCTCACCTAAAAAACTAGAAGAAGATAGAAAAAAACAAATTAGAAATGGCTTAAAAGCACGTTATTCTAGACATTGCAGAAATTTAAATCTTGAAAATGTATTTAATCAAGGTTATGTAATACGATTTAAAAATCCTATTTCTGGAACAGTGACGTTTAACGATCAAATAAGAGGTGAAATTATTTTTGATAATTCTGAATTAGATGATCTTATTATTCAACGTTCAAATGGAATGCCTACTTATAATTTTTGCGTTGTAATAGATGATTTAGATATGAAGATTACTCATGTTATCCGAGGAGAAGACCATATTAATAATACACCTCGTCAAATTAATATTTTAAAATCTTTAGGAGCTAAAATTCCAATTTATGCGCATTTATCAATGATTTTAGATGAAATGGGTAATAAAATTTCTAAAAGAAAAAATGCTCAAAATATCATAGAATATCGTAAAAATGGTTTTTTGCCTGAAGCATTGTTAAATTATATAGTGAGATTAGGATGGTCTTATGGTAATAAAGAAATTTTTACAGTTTTAGAAATGCAAAAATTATTTAATTTAAAATCAATTAGTAAATCTTCTAGTATTATTAATTTGAAAAAACTCTTATGGCTTAATAAATACTATATTAATTATTTACCATTAAATCAAATTACTAATAATCTTAAAGATTATATGAATAAGGAAAAAATTAATATAAGTAATGGTCCTAATTTAGAATTTTTAGTTGAATCATTAAGAAGTCGTTTTTATACAATAAAAGAAATGACAGAATCTTTTCGATGTTTTTATGAAGAATTTAAAATATGTAATCATCAAAAAATTGAAAAATATTTAGTATTAAGTAATTGTTATATTTTAGAAGAATCGTATAAAAGAATAAAAAAATTATCTAGTTGGAGTCATTCTATTATATCTGAAATGATTAGTTGTTTGTCTACTGAAATGAAAGTTAAAAAAACAAAAATTAATATGATTTTACGTGTTGCTGTAACTAACGATACTAATTCGCCCAGTATTAGTTTAGTAATTTACTTGATCGGTCAAAAAGGAGTTTTGTCAAGGATTAATAAAACACTTAATTTGATTAAAAATTTACAAAGTAAAATATATTAA